The DNA sequence ACGTCTTGCGCTGCTGGGCGTACGCGACGGCCAACTCGAACGCGCGGATCGAGATGCCACAGGCGCGGGCCGCCACGTTGACGCGGCCGACCTCGATGCCGTCCATCATCTGGTAGAAGCCGCGACCGACCTTCTCCTCGCCGCCGAGCACGGCGGAGGCGGGCACGGTGACGCCGTCGAGCACCATCTCGGTGGTCTCGACGCCCTTGTAGCCCATCTTGTCGATCTTGCCGGGGATGGTCAGGCCGGGCGCGGTCTCACCGAAGCCGGGCTCCTTCTCCAGCAGGAACGTGCTCATGTTGCCGTAGACCGAGTCGGCCCCGGTGTCCGTCCTGACCAGGGTGGCCACCACCGACGAGTACGCGCCGTTGGTCAGCCACATCTTCTGGCCGTTGAGCACGTAGGTGTCGCCGTCGCGGACCGCCCTCGACTTGATCGCCGACACGTCCGAGCCGCACTCCGGCTCGGACATCGAGAACGCGCCGCGCACCTCGCCGGTGGCCATCCGCGGCAGCAGGCGGGCCTTCTGGTCCGCGGACCCGTGCTGCGAGATCAGGTACGCCACGATGAAGTGCGTGTTGACGATGCCGGAGATCGACATCCAGCCCCGGGACAGCTCCTCGACCACCAGGGCGTAGGTCAGCAGGGACTCGCCGAGGCCGCCGTACTCCTCGTCGATGGTGAGGCCGAACAGCCCCATCTCGCGCATCCCGTCGAGGATGTCGGTGGGGTACTCGTCGGCGTGCTCCAGCCGCTGGGCGTGCGGAACGATCTCCTTGTCGGCGAACTCCCGGACCGTTTCCAGGATCGACCGCTGCACGTCGGTCAGGCCGGGCGTCTGGGCGAGTCGGGCCATCTCAGCCTCCGGGGTCGGCGCATTACTCATGGGTAACTGAACGCTCGGTCAGTATCGGCCCCGCAACCGGCCGCGCCAAGGTGACCAGTCCACACAACCGCTGTGAAAAGGTTCACCGCTGCGGGTAGCGTCCGCAAGAGAGAGGGCGGTTGACCTGCTACCGAGGGGGCCGGCGTGACCGACGAGCAGCCACCGTCGCCGTACGAGCCACCGGACCGCGGCCAGCCGTACGGGCAACAACCGCCGTACGGGCACCAACCGCAGTGGGGGCAGCAGCCGCCGTACGCCCCGCAGCCGCCCTACGGCCAGTACGGCCCGCCCGGTGAGGGCCCGCGCCCGCGCGGCGGCCCCAACGTGCTCGCCATCCTGTCGCTGGTCTTCGCGTTCGTCTTCGCGCCCGCCGGCATCGTCTGCGGCCACCTGGCCAAGCGGCAGATCCGGCAGACCGGCGAGGAGGGCGACCAGCTCGCCACCTGGGGGTTGATCCTCAGCTACGTCTTCACCGCGCTCGGCCTGCTGGCCTGCTGCGGCTGGATCGGGCTGGCGATCTGGGCCAACGCGGACAACAACGGCTACTGACGCTCAGCGGAACTGCGCCTCCCGCACGCTGTTGCCGCCGTCGACCACCAGCATCTGCCCGGTGATGTACGACGCGGCCGGCGAGCAGAGGAACGCGATCGCGGCGGCCACCTCGTCCGGCAGGCCGGGACGACCCACCGGCGTGCCGAGCCCCTGCTTGATCTCGGCCATGGTGGACGCGGCGGTGTGGATGATGCCCGGCGCCACCGCATTCACGGTCACCCCGTCGGCGATCATCTCCATCGCCAGCGCCCGGGTCAGCCCCACCACGCCGGCCTTGGCCGCCGCGTAGCCCGCCTCGGTGGGCAACGCGTTGACCGGCCCGGCGGTGGCGGCCAGGTTGACGATCCGCCCCCAGCCGCGTTCGGACATTCCGTTGATGAACGCGCGG is a window from the Micromonospora sp. DSM 45708 genome containing:
- a CDS encoding acyl-CoA dehydrogenase family protein, with product MARLAQTPGLTDVQRSILETVREFADKEIVPHAQRLEHADEYPTDILDGMREMGLFGLTIDEEYGGLGESLLTYALVVEELSRGWMSISGIVNTHFIVAYLISQHGSADQKARLLPRMATGEVRGAFSMSEPECGSDVSAIKSRAVRDGDTYVLNGQKMWLTNGAYSSVVATLVRTDTGADSVYGNMSTFLLEKEPGFGETAPGLTIPGKIDKMGYKGVETTEMVLDGVTVPASAVLGGEEKVGRGFYQMMDGIEVGRVNVAARACGISIRAFELAVAYAQQRKTFGQPLARHQAIAFKLAEMGTKIEAAHALMVNAARLKDAGQRNDVEAGMAKLLASEYCAEVVQEAFRIHGGYGYSKEYEIERLMREAPFLLIGEGTSEIQKTIISRGLLKEYKL
- a CDS encoding DUF4190 domain-containing protein → MTDEQPPSPYEPPDRGQPYGQQPPYGHQPQWGQQPPYAPQPPYGQYGPPGEGPRPRGGPNVLAILSLVFAFVFAPAGIVCGHLAKRQIRQTGEEGDQLATWGLILSYVFTALGLLACCGWIGLAIWANADNNGY